The Osmerus eperlanus chromosome 25, fOsmEpe2.1, whole genome shotgun sequence DNA window GAGTTACTGTGACTGTGGCCTGCTCTCGAATGACATGCAGCGTTCTTTTAGACAGTGCATCATTTGCCCATAAGCTTTAGCTTGAGATgatccttgtattgttttattCACAATGTACTGTTTTCACCTTTTGCTTACCTCCCCACCTCTATTTGGCATTTGTCAGAGGTCTTTAGCTGTGAACAGGACTGGGACAATCCTTTATTAACTTTAGCTGTGGCCTGTATCTACAGTCATTGGGTTGTCTGTCTACTAATGTTGACGCAGATGGGAAGGACTTGTAGGCACACCCTTAAGTCaaatataatatattttattgTCAGTATAGAACTACGGAAGAGACTTTGTTAGTGGGCCACTGCCCACTGTCCGTATTTACAACATTACATTTTGAAACTATTTTGGGGATACGGTTGGTTCTTCGTGTTAGCCAGCGGATCATTCAGTAGTTGGGATCAGGAGAGTAGATCGCTGGCCTGGGGTGTATCTGTCCACTTAACAGGAGGTCTTCATGTAGAAAACCAGTTGATTTACGAAGCGACTGCGGGGAATCTGCACTGACTAGACCCCTTTCATCAACTGTCTATTTCTGGCCGTGTTCTCTGATTGGCGCCCAATCAGCACAGCCGAAAGCATCTGTTGCTCCTCCTGGATTCTAGACACTGGGGCAAGGAGTAGTCCATAATTGTTCGCTTCCCCACTATGTTAAAAAAAGAACCTAGGATAAAACTAGAGAAGGTTATccaacctctctctttttctgctcTCGTTCGTGTCAGCGGCCGGTGTGTCAGCATTTTCCTATTAGTCCCTTTGAGATTGGAGATCTGTTACCTGAAATAACCAGAGAAAGAGTGGGTCTTGGATATTAATGGAATCATAGCTCACACCTCAGAGAGTACTGGTAATGGAGGGGAAAAAATGGCAGTTGCATGCCAGATCACATGGACATGGGAAATGTCGTGGCTGTGTCTTGAAAAAGACCACCATTTTCTCTTTTTCATTTATATTTCGTTTTACAGCCACATTGCATAACGGATTTAACTAGATCATCATTAGTTCTTGTCAGATTAGTTTCATAGGAGGTAGGATGTATAATACATGCATGCCCTGCTTTAGACCTCTGGTCATGTGAGCTTGGACTGACTCCTCTGTGACCTGGATGTGTGAGTTGGATTGAGGAGATATCTTGGCCTACTGTTGAGACGCAAGTCTGTCCTCGAGCAGAGCTATGGTTACATCAGACGCCAGTCAGCCAAGCTCAGCTTCTTACGTCCACCCACCAGACCTTCAGAACAGACTCCACTGCATCCGGAGCAAAAGTTCTGGAACGAGAATATGAAGAAAACGGAAGTATAATGGCTTTTTCTGGTGAGGTAGAATGGAGGCAAAAACTAGGCCATATGTCGAATtcctactcacacactcattcttTATTGGAGAGTGTTACGTAAGAGCATCTGctaccacacaccctctcctgctctggcacagtgtgtgtttgtctggctcTGCTCTACCTTGCTCCAGTTTTCTGGCTCTGTTTTCCACTCTACTAAGCAGCAGCATGGCTAAacattctcctcctctacccaaCCCAAACTGGTATTAAATTGAGCTTCATGCACAGGTGTAACAGCTAGACTTTGTGATCAACAAGGACCTGTATGTTCACTACTGGATTATCCATCTGGTGTTGCGAATGGGTTCTAACGAGAACAACTGGGTCCAGCCACCATGTGGCCAAAGTATATTGCTCCACACGCATATTGCTCTCATTTTCAGAATGAACAGACATCCTTTTCATTTTTGGGATATACGTCCCCTCTTAACCAACTCCAGAAGCGTGTCGTCTCCCAGAAGCATGTATGGGGAGTGCAATAGCAGATGGTACTTGTCGACCGTGTTTAATACTGGGCTGTACTGTGTGTTcagctcccctctcccctgaccatcCGTCACTGTAATGAGGGGGTGCTCTCTCCGTGGTGGGAACTAGCTCTCAGCCGAGTGCCTGTGTTTGGCGTGAAAGGTTCCaagctcctgccctcccccaccccacccccaggagGTTAGACAGCTTCCCCTGTGCTCTGCTTGTTGTTGCTAAAGGAAGGGAGAACATTCTGTCCTTTTCCCTGGCTCCCAGTCCTGCCAAGCCTGTTTGTTTTAGCCTTAGGTGTACACATGGATAACACAATCTTTTAAGTCTGGATGTAAGGCTAGACAATCTCATTGAAGAGGAAACTAATGAAATGGCCTCTTCGATGTTGGCAGTGGAGTTATTTGAGAGCTCGGGGATCCTTTGAACTTGAGTCAATGTTCTGGAAGTGATGGGCCTTCCTTCTCAGAAACTCTTTGTGGAATGGGGAAAGGCTACAGGCGGATGGCTGCCTGCCGTGTGGATTAAGTGCCACACTGCTCTATATAGTACAGATCTACAGTTTCAACATTATATCACGTCCGTGAAATAGCTATATTCATAATCTGCTGTTATCAGTTTGCTATTAAATACAGAGATGGGGTAAGCATATTATTAATCAGAGTTTCCATTTTTAAGGATTTAAATGTCTAGATTTCAAATTGAGTTTAATCAGATAGTAATCTTTTTAAGTTTGGCTCTAAAACTCTTCTTTTGTTTTCCATCTAGTGGGCCACgctgaggatagagagaggagcaaAAGAAAATAATCATCTCATATACAAGCCCTACTCTAatggtgagtttgtgtgtgtgtggtgggagggctgtgtgtagtttgtgtgtgacacCATCCCATAATGTCCTGCTGCTCCGTCCAGCCATCATTGCCAAGGAGCCCACCTCCCTGGAAGAGGAGATCAAAGAGATCCGACGCAGCGGCAGCAACCGTGACCTGGACTCCGCTTCCGAGTTCGAGATGTCCGACATCTTTTACTTCTGCCGGCGGGGCGTGGAGAGCATCATGGACGACGAGGTGATCAAGCGCTTCTCCGCCGAGGAGCTGGAGTCCTGGAACCTGCTGACGCGCAGCAACAACAACTTCCAGCACATCAGCCTGAGGCTGACCGTCATGTGGGGGCTGGGCGTGCTCATACGCTACGGCTTCCTGCTGCCACTCAGGTATGCCACCTAGCCTCCCGCACCAGCTAGCCTCTCTCACCAGCTAGCCTAGCCTCTCTCACCAGCTAGCCTAGCATCTCTCACCAGCTAgcctagcctctctcacctgctagCCTAGCCTCTCTCATCAGCTAACCTAGCCTCTCTCACCAGCTAGCCTAGCCTCTCTCACCAGCTAGCCTAGCCTCTCTCACCAGCTAGCCTAGCCTCTCTCACCAGCTAGCCTAGCCTCTCTCACCAGCTAACCTAGCCTCTCTCACCAGCTAGCCTAGCCTCTCTCACCAGCTAGCCTAGCCTCTCTCATCAGCTAGCCTAGCATCTCTCACCAGCtagcctctcccctgccttccTGCGATATACCAGCTAGCTGAGGTTCTCTTCAGCCGCTGCACTTGAGTACACCAGCTAGCCtagctctcctcccctttcaggATACCAGTCCACTTCCAGTGAGGACGGAGGTTTCCCCCTCAGGGGTGAGAGTTGATTGGGGAGACAAATGGGTGACAGACCCAGGACTAACTCAGTCTGGCTTCAGTCCAGATACACATTTCCAAACCAGGACACcgttatccatccatccagacaGACAACACACCCACTAGCCTAAACCCTAGGATTCCTTACTAGCTTGTATTCCATACTACCTCAAATCTAACTCGTTAACCCTTTACCAGCTGGTATTCCTGTTTATCATGTCCCTGCAAACAATGTTTTTGCAAATCTAGCCatgttagtctctctctcctcctaataAAACCTGTACAACCTCAGAGACCAGTGCTGTGATCCAGGGAGCGACCAAACTAGCTTTCTGCTGTGCATACGGTTGACACACAATCTGACCGAGTggaaggagcagggggagctgggCGGGACCAAAGCTGTCCTGGATAAGCTGGTTATTATCTTGAGTGGTACCCAGAGGTCCCTAGCTAGGGACTTGAAAAGACACAATCTCCCAGTGACCCGCTTCACGCTCGGGATCCCGTttcaccagccctcctcacctcacagcGGAGGGATTTGTCTCTCCCTTCCCGAGTAGTGGATCTCATTGGCCCTTGTAATCTGCTCCATCTCCAGCCGTGTGGGGATTCACCTGGATTAAACCCGtcagtctgccccccccctcgccgCCTGTCTTAACTGCGGCCTAATGTGGCCGCTCTAGGTCTCTCCAGTTGACATGACAGTCATGGTTGTCTGACACAGAGTAGAGAGAATAGAGTATAAACCGATGGAGAACATAGTCTACCTGCAGTGAGTAGTCTGCATTTGTTTCCCTGTGACCAGGCAGTAGGTAGGATGTTTCTTCTGGAACGTAGAAGTTCTGTGTTAAGACGCACAGCCCACacactggtctgtgtgtgtgactgctgtgtgtgtgactgctgtgctgctgtgtgtcttcTACAGGGTAACACTGGCCTTCACTGGGGTGGGCCTTCTGGTGGTGCTGACCTCCATCATCGGGTTTCTTCCCAACGGAAGGTGAGACCTTTTTACCTGATTGTATTTGATCCCGTTCAGCTTCCGGAACAGTCTGAGTGTTTCTGTGGAATCCGGGTGTCAGGtctgtcctctgtcctccccgCAGGATGAAGAACCTCCTGAGCGAGAAGGTTCATCTGATGTGCTACAGGATCTGCGTACGAGCGCTCACTGCCATCATCACCTATCACGACAGGTTAGCGGCATCAAACGCGTTAAGCAACCACGTGTAGGGCATCGAAGGAGGGATTTTGATTGTAGTTTAAATCGTTTACATAGGACTTGGATCAAACGGTAGACAGAAACTTGGTGTGTGTTTACCGTTGGAATGCAGCTTGCTAAGAGCTGTTCCTGGAAGAGGAGACAGCTAGGAGCCAGCATAGTCACTGTCTACATTAACTTCCACTGTGCTGAACAGAGCCAGCTTAGGTAGAGTACAAAAGTCTGTGGGCCGgaccactctcacacacacaaaaagctcAGGCTGGTCAGATGAGGCCTCCACATTCCAAACGAGGTGTAGTAGCCTTACAGATACCCAGCTCCAAATGGTCTTAACTCATCTGCCTTCCCCTGTTTTTAACATGGCTCCCCCTCACTGTGTTGTTCATTGGAAGCAGTAGAACATGCAAATGCATCTGCCTGTGGTCGTCATCACACGTCGGATGATAGTGGTATCTGGTGTTTGGAAACGTTTAAAGGAGGGCTTTTTCCCCCTCATTTgaataggagagggagggaaggagggagggaggggggagagagggaggggggagagagggtggagggagagagggtggagaagggagggagagggagggagggaggggggagagagggtggagaaaggggggagagagggagagggacaaacAAGGCCCAGGGCTCAGAGCTGAGCTGTCTCTGGGGTGCCCAAAAACGGATCTACAGGAAGTAGCACAGGAAGTGAAACGGCAATTTTCAAAACAAACCTCCACGTTAGTTGAAGGGTGTTCTCGCTCTGTTCCGCTCTGTATCAGATCAGTAGAGTCGGTAGAGTCAGACTGACGTTCGCTCTGAGATGACTCACGGAGCTCGACAGCGGAAAGTTCGAGGTGACCCCTCGAACGATTGATTTTATTGATGCTCAGTCATTGTTGTGGCGGCGGCCATTGTCAGACACACGGTGCCTGGAGGCCTTCCCTGCTGTTGTGATGAGACGACTCGACTACTGTCTGAGCCAAGTCTCTCCCTGCCAGCATGACGAGTCAAACCACAGACGCTTGTTGCGGAACAGGACATTCTGCGACAGAGAGATCTTGAGAAGTTGGCCGAACAGACGCCTACATTAAATAGTTGGGCGACTCCGGCAAGACTTAACAATTATTAGGGTGTGATGATTCACGAGTGACTTCCCAGGAATGTGGCATTTAAAGTTTGTGTCCCATCTTGCACTTCTCTCATTAGCCCTGGGTGGTGTTCGGTCGACAGTTCAGGACATGCAACACCAGACCAGAGGCCTGTTGTGACACAcatgctctgccctgctctgggAGGGCCTAAAAATACATGGAGTCACGGAGGGGTACTCCAGGGGGGGTAATAGGACCTGAAACATGCTCCCAGATCAGGCCCGACTCCAGCCCTTCAGCCTCGGCCTTTGAACTCCACCACCCTTTCtcttccctttctttttttgtagTCTTTGTTGGTTACAGTGAGGGGAAAGAGCGGACCTGTCTTGTGCTAGGTATGACCTCAGGCTGAacattttttcatttcctgtcgGCCACTTCCTCCTGCAAGTCAGATCCCATCGACAAGGTTGTGTTTGATTAAGTTCGATGACAGTCCTGTTTTCTTTCCCaacctctatcccccccccctctttctccctctcccctctctctctctctctctctctctctctctctctctctctctctctctctctctctctctctctctctctctctctccctctctgcctctctctctgcctctctctgcctttctctctgcttctctctctctgcctctctctctgcctctctctctgcctctctctgcctttccctctctctctccctccctcccctgtctctctctgtctccccagtgAGAACAAGCCCAAGAATGGAGGGATCTGTGTGGCCAACCACACCTCCCCCATCGATGTCATCATCCTGGCCAGTGATGGCTGCTATGCAATGGTAACTTCATGCTGTCTCAAGACTACAATCACACGGCCAGGGATGTAGAGATGCCGTCTCGCAGTTGAACATTTAATAAACAATAACCGCCCTCAATGAAGTCAAAAACTTAACAGCCAACTAAGCTACACTTTATTTGAGTTACGACAGGATTGTCAGGATTATTATTTATCCCTGTGTTTGCATGAGCTTTGTTTTATTTACAACTTGATTGTGTTGCAGGTTGGTCAAATACATGGAGGTTTGATGGGAGTTATTCAGAAGTCCATGGTGAAGGCCTGCCCTCACATCTGGTTTGAACGCTCTGAAGTAAAAGACCGACACCTGGTGGCTAAAAGGTGGAGTTGCACATTGAAGTGCTTCTGTTTACTGTGGCcctgttaaccccccccccccccccaatgagAAATCAGACTTAGCGTTTCTAATAAACTGTATATTGTTTGGTGCAGATTGAGCGATCACGTCGAAGACAAGACCAAGCTTCCTATTTTAATATTCCCCGAGGGTAAGTTGTTTTTGGGTATCTGCTCTGCTACACATGAAGCGACGTGACTGGTCTTAGACTGGGGCTGTGTTTGGAAGACGTGTCGCGTGTAATCGTCCTGTTGTCCCTGGCTGTTGCGTCCCCAAGGTACCTGCATCAACAACACGTCAGTCATGATGTTCAAAAAGGGCAGCTTTGAAATCGG harbors:
- the LOC134012236 gene encoding glycerol-3-phosphate acyltransferase 4, coding for MFFFPFDNLLCILLGISFTVWFTLLLVFIIVPAIFGVSFGIRRLYMKTLLKIFEWATLRIERGAKENNHLIYKPYSNAIIAKEPTSLEEEIKEIRRSGSNRDLDSASEFEMSDIFYFCRRGVESIMDDEVIKRFSAEELESWNLLTRSNNNFQHISLRLTVMWGLGVLIRYGFLLPLRVTLAFTGVGLLVVLTSIIGFLPNGRMKNLLSEKVHLMCYRICVRALTAIITYHDSENKPKNGGICVANHTSPIDVIILASDGCYAMVGQIHGGLMGVIQKSMVKACPHIWFERSEVKDRHLVAKRLSDHVEDKTKLPILIFPEGTCINNTSVMMFKKGSFEIGSTVYPVAIKYDPRFGDAFWNSSKFGMVSYLLRMMSSWAIVCSVWYLPPMSKEEGEDAVQFANRVKSAIARQGGLVDLLWDGGLKRGKVKDTFKEEQQKLYSKMLVGTQEDRSRS